TGACTCTGATCCGGCAACAAGATTTTATCCAAAGTATCGAAGATTCCCTGCAGTTTATCTCCTATTACCATCCTCTAGATTTTGTGCAGGCAATGGAGAAGGCCTATCACGCTGAACAGAGTCAGGCGGCGAAAGATGCTATTGCGCAGATATTAATAAATTCCAGAATGGCAGCTGAAGGGCATCGGCCTATTTGTCAGGATACCGGTATCGTCACTTGTTTTGTCAAAATTGGCATGAAGGTGCAATTTGAAGGTGACATGACGGTTCAGGAGCTGGTTGATGAAGGTGTACGCCGTGCTTATAGCAACCCTGACAATCCGTTGCGTGCTTCTATTGTTAGTAACCCCGTCGGCAAACGTACAAACACCAAAGACAATACACCGGCCGTTGTGCATGTCGAAATGGTTAAGGGTGACAAAGTTGAAATCATGATCGCGGCCAAAGGTGGCGGTTCAGAAAACAAGTCGAAGTTTGTCATGCTCAACCCAAATGATTCAATCGCTGACTGGGTGATTAAGACGTTACCGAGTATGGGAGCCGGCTGGTGTCCCCCTGGCATGTTGGGCCTAGGTATTGGCGGTACTGCAGAAAAAGCAGCTGTGTTAGCGAAAGAGTCACTGATGGATCCGGTGGATATTCATGAGCTCCAAGCGCGAGGCGCAGAAAACGAAGAAGAAGCGTTACGTCTGGAGATCTTCGAAAAAGCGAATAAGTTAGGCATCGGAGCGCAGGGGCTTGGCGGGGTTACCACCGTCTTAGATGTGAAGATTAAGACTGCACCGACTCATGCCGCAAGCTTACCTGTGGCGATGATCCCGAACTGCGCTGCCACTCGTCACGCCCATTTCACCCTCGATGGCACAGGCCCTGCCCACTTAACACCGCCAGCGCTTAGCGATTGGCCTGATATTACCTGGGAGGTGGGTGATGAAGTGCGCCGAGTGGATGTTGACACTGTGACGGCTGAAGATGTGCAGAGTTGGCGTACGGGTGAGACTGTGTTGCTGTCCGGTAAGATCCTGACAGGGCGTGATGCAGCCCATAAACGACTCAAGGATATGCTCGATCGTGGAGAGTCATTGCCGGATGGGGTGGATTTCAATAACCGCTTTATCTATTACGTGGGGCCGGTCGATGCGGTGGGCTCTGAGGTTGTTGGGCCAGCAGGTCCGACGACGGCAACACGAATGGACAAATACACGGATCTCATGTTGGGTGAAACGGGCTTACTAGGCATGATCGGTAAAGCAGAGCGTGGCCCCGCAACGGTAGAGTCAATTAAACAACATAAAGCGGTTTATTTAATGGCCGTGGGTGGCGCGGCCTATTTAGTCGCAAAAGCGATTAAGAAATCTCGCGTTGTTGCTTTTGAAGAGTTGGGTATGGAAGCTATCTATGAGTTTGAGGTGGAAGATATGCCAGTGACAGTGGCTGTTGATTCCACTGGGACTTCCGCTCATGTAACAGGCCCTGCAGAGTGGAAAGTTAAACTCCAGGATGTTTAATCATCAGCGGGCGTTGGTTTTTGAACCTATTGTTCGCAAACGCGGCAACCGCTGCGTTTTGTGGCTTTTTATTGCACTTTTGTAAGCGTTAATAGTCGTATTTAATCAAAGGATTGACTAGTCTGAAGCATAGTCAATTCTTTGTTCTGTCATGTGTTGAACCACGGTAGGTAATTATATGGTGTTCCTAAGTTGGAAACGTGTTGCTGCAATGTTCATAAGTATTTGCAGCGTGCTCTTTGGCACTGTTCACGCTGAAGAAACGGTTTCTGCTCACGCAGATGTTGTTCATCCGATTAAAGTCTTTAGATTAACTTCACCAGGGGAAAGAAGTCTGCGGGTTTTTCAAGGGCAAACGGAAGCCAGTCAACGAACCTCTTTAGCATTCCGAGTCCCAGGTCAACTGATTGAATTCCCCGCTTTGGCTGGTCAATCGGTTAAAAAGGGTGAACTGCTAGCGCGTTTAGATCCCATCGAATATAAATTAACTAAAGATAAGGCTGAAGCTAACTATCAACTTGCTTTGGTGGAGTTTAAACGTACGGAACGTTTAGTTAAGGATCAGCTGGTCAGTCAGCAGATGCATGATCAAAACAGAACGTTGTTAGCCCGGACAAAGGCAGCGCTTGAGCAAGCCCAAGCAAATGTAGGGTATACCAGTTTGCGTGCGCCTTTTGATGGGGTTGTTTCCCGTACCGCGGCGGAAAATTGGGACTATGTGATAGCTAAGCAACAAGTCCTCAATATTCAAGCGGATGGGATGACCGACGTGAAGATCCAAGTTCCACAAAATGTCGTGACTCAGTTATCGCGGGAATTTGTTTTAGATCTGAAAGCTCTCGTCCGTTTTGTTGCACAGCCCCAATACAGCTATTTTGCTGCGGTTACTGAGGTTGATACAGAAGCGGATGCTAGCACTTTAAGTTATGAGGTGACTTTATCTTTACCGACGCCAACTGATTTTAATGTTTCTACTGGTATGACAGCTGAGGTTGAAATTGATATGTCACCTCTAGATCCACATGAATCTGAATACTATGTCTTACCGGTCACCGCGGTTGTGGGTGAAGGGGATAATCTTAAAGTGTGGCGTATAGCACCTGAGACAATGACTGTTTCCGCTGTTGACGTCGAGGTCATCGGCCAGTCCGCCGCGGGTTTGAAGGTTAAAGGCCCGTTAACGAGCGGAGATATATTGGCTTTGACCGGTACCCGTTTATTATCCGATGGTATGCGTGTTCAGGAATGGGTTCGCGAACGCGGGCTGTAAAGGAATGAGGATTAAAGTAATGAAATACATGACTTTTCAGCCGAGAGTTTTAGCGCATACCGTTTGCGCGCTATTGGCCACAGGTTTAATGGCCTGTACGCCTGCAGAGCAGGCGGTGAAAGCGCCGCAAAATGTTGAAGTGGTGCGTGTAAGTTCAGATATCGCCAGAACAAAGAGGGATTTTCCGGCGGTGATACAGGCGAATAACTTGAGTCACTTGTCATTTCGAGTTGAAGGTGAACTAAAGACCTTGCCCGTGACGTCTGGTATGAACGTCAAAAAAGGCGATCTGCTGGCGACATTGGATGCTGCAGATTATGAGCGCCAGGTCACCGACACTAAAGAAACGTACAAGTTAGCCAAGCTTAATTTTGAGCGGGCCCAGAAATTGATTAAAACGGGGGCCATTTCAGCGTCGGAAAGTGACAAGCTGGAAGCGGAATATCTGATTGCTAAGGCGAATCATGAATTAGCCAAAATTCATCTTGGCTTTACCCAGTTGCGGGCGCCGAAAGACGGCATTATTGGCAGAGTCATTGCCGATAACTTTGAGAATGTCAGAGTAGGAGAGGCGATCTTAACGCTACATGATGCAGAAACCTTGGAAGTGCAGGTCAACGTATCTGAGCAGCTATTGGCTCTGGCAAAACCGGATCGAGAGAGCCGGAAGGCGGCGTTTCAGGTGAGATTTGAGAGCTTACCTGGCAAGGTCTATACCGCAACCTCGTATGAGTTTGAAACAGAAAAAGATCCTCAGACTAAATCCTATTTAGCGAAGCTCTTAATGGATAACCCCGTTGATGTGCCAATTTTTCCAGGCATGAGTGCCGTGGTCACTGTCGACATGAGTGATATCGAACGGGATTCATTTCAGGGGATCAACCTACCTAGTTCAGCGGTTGTATTTCGCCCTGATAGTGACATCGATGGCAGAAATACATTTGTGTGGAAGTTGTCCGACGATGAGAAATCAGTGTCTATGCATGCGGTTGAAACACGTAAGTTAGGAAGGACAGGAATTGAGTTGAAGAGTGGGGTCAAACCTGGGGACGTTATTGTGACATACGGACAGCAGCAGTTGTTTGAAGGCGCGCCGGTTAAAGTTGTTGCAGAGAAGGAGATCAAGGGATGACCATTGCTGAATATTCAATAAAAAATAAAGTAATCAGTTGGTTATTAACACTGATCTTTGCGTTAGGTGGATTTGGTGCCTATTTGGGTTTGGGTCAGCTTGAAGACCCCGAATACACAATTAAGGATGCGGTTATTGTCACCTCTTATCCTGGTGCTTCACCACAACAGGTAGAGGAAGAGGTTACTTATAAGTTAGAGATGGCTATCCAGCAGCTCTCTTATGTTAAGGAGATAACCTCGATTTCAACGGCTGGCTTATCGCAAATCACTGTAACGATGAAGAATAAGTATGGCAAAGAGGCATTGCCACAGATTTGGGATGAGCTGCGCCGAAAGGTTGGCGATGCCGCCCCGCAGTTACCACCGGGAGCCAGTGAGCCTTTAGTTAATGATGACTTCGGTGATGTTTATGGTGTGATGATTGCGTTTACCGGTGAAGGTTATAGCTATAAAGAGCTTAATGACTACGTTGATTTTGTGAAGCGAGAGGTCGAGGTCATTAATGGTGTCGGTAAAGTTAATTTAGCCGGTGTGCAAGACGAAGAGGTATTTGTTGAGATCTCTTACACCAAATTGTCTGCACTTGGGATCGCGCCAGATACAATTTTTGATCTGCTAAGTACTCAAAATATTGTCGCACCAGCGGGATCGGTGAGTCATGAAGATGAGTACATCCGTATCTATTCTACCGGTGAGTTTACTAACGTCACAGAACTGGAGAATTTGATTATTGCTGGAGCCGGGTCGGACAAGTTAGTTTATTTGCGCGATGTCGCTCGGGTGTACCGAGGCTATGAAGAGATCCCTACCAACATATACAACTTTCAGGGGCAACAAGCGATCAGCATGGGGATCTCATTTGCTTCAGGTGTCAACGTTGTTGATATCGGTAAAGCAGTGCGTGATCGTATGGCTGATCTGGAGTACACCAAGCCTCTTGGCATGGAATTGACCTACATCTATGACCAGCCAAGCAGTGTGGCCGTGTCTGTTAAAGGCTTTATCCTTAATTTGGTCGCTGCAGTTGTGATTGTAGTGGTGGTGCTGCTGTTCTTTATGGGCGTAAAGAGTGGCGTGCTTATCGGCTTGATCCTCGCGTTGACGGTTTTTGGCAGTTTTATTTTTATGAAGCAGATGGCCATTGATCTGCAACGTATCTCATTGGGCGCTCTGATTATTGCCCTGGGGATGCTAGTGGATAATGCTATTGTGGTGGTTGAAGGCATATTGATCGGTGTGCAGAAAGGGCGCACCAAGCTGCAGGCGGCTGTCGATATCGTTGAACAGACCAAGTGGCCATTACTAGGTGCTACTGTTATCGCGATTACCGCTTTTGCTCCTATTGGTCTGTCTGATGACTCTACCGGTGAATTTGCCGGCAGTTTGTTCTGGGTATTGATGATTTCACTCATGATGTCCTGGTTCACGGCGATTACCTTGACGCCATTTTTTGCCAATATGTTCTTTAAAGAAGCCGAACCGCAAGCTGAAGGTGAGGAGAGTAAGCCGCAAGAAGACCCTTACAAAGGCGCTGTGTTCGTCCTCTATAAAAAGGCGCTGGACGCCTGTATGCGCTTTAAGTGGTTCACTCTGGGGTTGATGGTTGCCCTGTTGGCTTTGTCTATTGTTGGTTTTGGTCACGTTCGGCAGGCTTTCTTCCCTCCTGCAACAACGCCTATTTTTCTTGTCGATGTCTGGCTACCTCAAGGCAGTGATATTCGTTACACGCACGATGTTGTGAGTGAAATGGAAGGCTGGATCATGGAGCAGCCAGAGGTAAAACAAGTCACCTCCACGACAGGCCAAGGTGCCCAGCGTTTCATGCTGACCTATGAGCCAGAGAAAAGTTACTCGGCATATGCTCAGATATTGATCAACACCAATAGCTCAGAAGAGATGCATCCAATGATGTCTCGTTTGCGCGATGAGTTTGCCGTTACCTATCCTCAGGCATTGATTAAGCTAAGAAACTTGGAGATCGGGCCCTCGCCGGCCGGTAAAATTGAAGCTCGTTTTACAGGCGCAGATCCTGCGGTACTACGAGAGTTAGGAGAGCAGGCGAAGCAGATTTTACGCAATGATCCTGTGGCCACTAATATTCGCGACGACTGGCGTCAACGCTCAAAACTTATTCGTCCTGCGTTCGATGAGTCGTTAGCGCGCCGCGCGGGAGTTAGCCGTAGCGACCTGGATAACACGCTTAATATGAGTTTCTCAGGTCGAAATGTGGGCTTGTATCGTGATGGTACGGATATGTTGCCCATTGTCGTGCGTTTGCCTGATGAAGAGCGGGTCGACATTACCAGTTATGAGTCACTGCAGATTTGGAGTCCTACGCTGCAGCAGTACATTCCAATCCAGCAGGTGGCTCCTCAGTATCAACTGACGTGGGAAGACTCGATCATTCAGCGTCGTGATCGTAAGCGTACATTAACTGTGATTGCCGATCATGATCTGTTAGGTGAAGAGACGGCGGCTCAGGTATTTGAGCGGGTTAAGGGGCCCATTGAAGCGATAGAGTTACCACGTGGATACTACCTGGAGTGGGGTGGCGAATATGAAGCATCAGGTGACGCATCATCGGCACTGTTCGGTTCGCTGCCGATGGGCTTCTTGAGTATGTTCCTGATCACCGTCTTCTTGTTTAATTCCTTCAAGAAACCTCTGGTGATCTGGTGCTGCGTGCCGTTGGCGATGATCGGTATTACCTTTGGCTTGCTGGTGTTGGACGCGGCATTTGGTTTTATGGCTCTGCTTGGTGCGCTAAGTTTGGTGGGCATGCTATTGAAGAACGGTATTGTACTGCTTGATCAAATTAACCTGGAGTTGGAGAGTGGTACCGAACCATACGAAGCGATCTTTATGTCGGGTGTCAGCCGTGTACGCCCTGTGGCCATGGCTGCTATTACGACGATATTAGGTATGCTGCCTTTACTTGGCGATGCATTCTTCGTTGATATGGCGGTGACCATTATGTTTGGTTTAGGTTTTGCTACGGTGCTGACGCTGTTGGTTGTGCCTGTCATCTTTATGGTCTTCCATGGCATTAAATATCGTCCGTTGAGCGAACTGTGATCAGTTAATTGTGTGACGTTAGGAAGCCCGGCTAAAGCCGGGCTTTTTTATTGGCATTTTGCCCACTGTTTGCTTGGATATAAGCTGATATGGGGTTGTTCGAAAGGTGAGCTGTGAAACGTTTAATGCTAATCCGGCATGGAAAGTCTTCGTGGACTCTCGACGCTATCGGTGATCTGCTGCGGCCGTTAAATAGCCGTGGCTATAGTAACCTTGATGTGATGGTGGGGCGAAATATCTTGAGAGATAACACCCCTGATCATATCTGTTGCAGCCATGCTGTGAGAGCTTATTCAACAGCACTTGGGCTTTGTCACGGCTTGTCTATTACTATCGACAAGCTCAGTATATGCCCCTGGATATACACCGCTGCAGCCGATGAATTTTTGTCACGAATGCAGTCTTATTGGGGAGATAATGAGCTGATATGGCTAATAGGTCATTATCCCACCTTGGAAAGTTTAGTCACACAGCTGGTTCCTAATTGCAGTGTGAAGATGCCGACCTTATGCTGTGTACTGCTTGAATACGATGAAACAAGCAGCGTTTGGCATTTGCTTGATGCGGATTGTCCGAAAAGCAATTTTGTGTTGTCCCAAGTCTCTGAATGATCGGAGCTGTTTTAGAAGAGGAATGATGGATCAATTACGTATCGCGATGATCAGTACTGGCGATGAAGTATTGCAAGGGGATATTGTTGATACTAACGCCGCTTGGCTTAGTCAGTTATTGAATGACCATGGTTTGCAGATGAGTTGGCGATTAACCGTGGCCGATGATCTGGAAGCGCTGCAGCAGGCCTTTCTCTATGCTAGCCAACATGCCGAGGTAGTGATAGTCAATGGTGGTCTTGGACCAACAACGGATGATCTTAGTGCCGAAGCCGCGAGCCTTGCTTTGAATGAGCCCTTGGTTGAATTTGTTGACTGGACCCGCGTGATGGAGTCCCGTTATGCTCAGCGGGGACGGGTAATGCCAGAAAGTAATCGTAAGCAGGCGATGCTGCCTGGTTGTGCCCAGTTAATTGACAACCCGGTTGGTAGCGCTTGTGGCTTTCGCTTTCCTTTAGGTAGTGCTGAGTTATTTTTTACGCCGGGAGTGCCATCTGAGTTCAAGTATATGGTTGAGCATTTTATTCTGCCTGTACTACAAGATATTGCCAGGTCAGAGGCGCCAACTATTGAGCGCTGGCTGACTTTTGGTTTAAGTGAATCTAAGCTCAGTGACGCTCTAAATCCTATCAAGTTGCCTGCCGGCGCAGTGCTTGGTTACCGATCGGCGATGCCATCGATAGAAGTGAAGTTGAAATACACGGCGGGTTTACCGCAACCAGATATTGCGTCGGCCAAGCAACAGATTACGGATCTGCTTGGGGAAAATCTGTTTTGCCATCATAACCAGGGATTCGCCGCAGAGATCCAGCGTTTGATGTTGCGCCATGGTAAAACCTTATCTCTCGCGGAGTCGTGTACCGGCGGTATGATCGCTGCGCAATTGGTAGAGCAAAGCGGTAGCTCTGCTTATTTTTTACGGGGCTATGTGACCTATTCGAATAGCGCTAAATCTGAAGACCTAGGCATACCTGAAGCCCTTATTGAGCAGCATGGTGCGGTGTCACTTGAAGTGGCAGAAGCGATGGCTAAGGGAGCGAGAAAACAAGCACGTACCGACTTTGCAGTTGCCGTCACAGGTATTGCCGGCCCCGATGGCGGTAGTGAACAAAAGCCTGTTGGGACCGTTGGTTTCTCCTTAGCAACCTCTCAAGGCTGTTACAGCCAAATGTTGCGTTTACCGAATCGTGGTCGCACTTTGATCAGAGAAATCGCAGCGGCGATGGCGTTAGATATGTTACGTCGGTTTCTTAACGGCGAAACGGTATTAGGTGACTATGAGTTTATTCAGCGGGTAGAGGAGAGGAGACCCGGCTAACGCATTATGAGAGACACGACTTAGTAAAAAAACGGCCCGCAAGGGCCGTTCCTGTTTATATGGTGTAGATGTCGTTACCAACCACACTGACGACCAATGTTTTGCTGATCAAGCCAGGTTTTTAGGGGAGCGAAATAGTCTAGGATCGCTGTTGCGTCCATCTGCTTACTGCCAGTGACGATCTCCAAGGCCTCAGGCCAAGGTTTGCTTGCGCCCATGGCTAACATCGCATTGAGTTTTTCGCCGACCTCTTTGTTGCCGTATATCGTGCAGCGGTGAATCGGTCCGTCATTACCCGCCATTTCACATAAGGAACGATGAAATTGGAACTGCAGGATATGTGCGAGGAAATATCGCGCGTATGGCGTATTGCCGGGAACATGATATTTGGCACCAGGATCGAATGCATTCTCATCTCGCGAGATAGGCGCCTTTACGCCCTGATACTCTTCACGTAACTGCCACCATGCTTGGTTATACTGTTGTGGCGATACTTCACCTGAAAAGACCTGCCAACGCCACTTATCAACCAGCAAACCGAATGGGAGAAATGCCACTTTATCCATCGCCATCTTCATCAGCAGGCCAAGATCTTTATCCGCGCTGGGTATCTCTTCCGCGGTGAGTAAGCCAGTTTGACGCAGATACTCTGGGGTAACGCTTAACGCAATAGTGTCCCCAATGGCTTCGTGGAAGCCATCGTTCGCACTGTTTTGGAATAGCGTTGATTGATCTTTGTATGCACGTTGGTAGAAGTTGTGCCCCAACTCATGGTGAATAACCGCATATTCTTCACCTGTTTTCTGGATACACATTTTAATGCGAATATCCTCTTGGTCGTCCAGATCCCAGGCAGACGCATGGCAAACTACATCACGATCAGCAGGCTGGGTGAATAGCGAACGTTGCCAGAACGTATCAGGCAGCGGCTCAAAACCTAGAGAAGTAAAAAAGCGCTCGGCCCCTTCAACCATTTTTAACTCATCGTAGCCGTGGACAGCGAGCTGCGTGGTGAGGTCGAAGCCTGGATCGGCATCTTCAGGTGCTGCGATATTGTAGATGTTGCCCCAGGTTTGCGCCCACATATTACCCAGTAAGTGGGCTGGGATAGGTTGATCGGGGGATACTAAGTCTGTGCCATAGGTTTCACCTAGTTTCGCTCGAACATGACAGTGTAGTGCTTCGTATAGCGGTTTAACTTGTCCCCATAGACGATCCATCTCTACTGAAAAGTCTGTCGGTGACATATCGTAGTTACTGCGCCACATCGTCCCTAAGTCGTTAAAACCTAACGCCTTGGCACCTTCATTAGCCAAGGAAACCTGGCGCTCATATAAAGGCTTCATTGGAGGTGATACGTCGCGCCAGCCTTGCCACAGAGCAAGTAGTTCGTCGGCATCACGTGAGCTAGCCATGATGTTGCTCATTTCAGGTAAAGTCAGGCAGTTGTCTGCGCTGAGACAATATTTTCCTTTGCCATACATGCCATTGAGATCCGCAGCCAGTTTCGCTAACTCGGCATTTTTGTCTGCATCAGCCGGGGCGGGGAGTACGATGGAAAATTTTAATATATCGAGTTTGCGCCGGGTTGAGGCTGCTAGGTCAATGCCATCAAATTTAGCTGCCTCATGGGCCAGCCGCACTTGTGCCGCGGTATAACGGCTATTTGCGTCAGCAGCTAATGAAGCGGTGTCTTCAGTAATAAAGTTTTGGTAGATCCATTCAGCTCGATATAGCTCTTTGCGTAATGTCGCCAATTCATCTTCGGCATTGATAAGGAAGGATGAAGCAAGTGAAGCGGGATCGATCTCTATCTGCTTAGGCTCGACTGCTTGCTCTCCGCATGCTGCCAGTGCACTGGCCAGTGTGATCGCGAGTAAACCCCGGCGAAATTTCTCTGGGTTTGACATGTTTAGTCCTATTTTTATTTTATCTAAGGTCCCTGGAGTGGACGCAGACATGTTAGAGAAGGCAAGCAGATAAAAAAAGACCCAGCAGTAAGCGACAGAACAGTTTGCTGGGCCCAGGGAGAGATATTGTGCGTAAAAAGTAGTTTACGTAAAACATTGGATGCCTTTCAGCGCCTTTAGTTCCGGAAAGTAGCAAATATTCTCAGTGCGTTTATATGCGTGATAAGTGCATGGAAAACCGGTTGTTATTACTGATTTATCTTGGTGAGCAAAGTTCTGGTCAGATCAGTCGCTTGACACGCGCACGGCTTAAACATACATTTGAAACAACTGTTTGAATTCGGGGTTGGTATTAGTGCGGCTTGATACGAAAACAAGAATTTTAGATGAAGCAGAACTGCTGTTTGCAGAGCGCGGCTTCTCCGATACGTCGTTAAGACTGATCACCACGCGAGCTGAAGTCAATTTGGCCTCAGTTAATTATCATTTTGGCTCAAAAAAGGCGCTGATCCGTGCTGTTTTGGAGCGTTATCTCCAAACATTTATGCCCGCTCTTGATGAAGCGCTTAGCAACTTGCTTAAACAGCAACGGCGCCCTGAAATGACCGAGGTGTTTGAGGCGTTTGTTGAGCCCTTGCTGCTATTAAATGGTATTAGGGAGAAGGGCACAACGTTGTTTATGCAGTTGCTAGGTAGAGGCTATAGCGACACGCAGGGGCACTTGCGTTGGTATTTGATTGCTAATCACGGCGCAGTGATTGAAAGGATCAGTGAAGCGGTGCGCGCCGCGTATCCGGAGTTGTCTGCCAGTGATCTGTTTTGGCGTCTGCATTTCACCCTTGGTACGGTTATTTTTACGATGGCGTCGCAACAAGCTTTGAGCGAAATATCAGATGCTGATTTTAATCAGTCTGTTGATATCGAAGATGTCATTCGACGGGTTATACCCTATATCGCAGCTGGGGTGAGTGCTCCTATTCCAACGAATCTTCGTAATGAAGATAACCACGTTACTTTTTTGAAGGTCTGAAGTCATGTCAATTCTACTACTCATCATTATCGCCATTGCTGTGGTGCTTGGCGTGCCCGATTTTCGTAAGCAATTAGTTACTCGGCCTGTTTTCCGGGTTTTTAAACGTATCTTGCCACCCATGTCTACCACCGAGCGTGAAGCGATGGAGGCCGGTGATGTTTGGTGGGATGCAGAGCTGTTTAAAGGTAAGCCTGATTGGCGACAGCTGCACAATTACCCGAAGCCTTCGTTAAATGACGAAGAGCGCGCGTTTTTGGACAACCAAGTTGAGACTTTGCTGGCGATGCTCGATGACTACAGCATTGTTCATGAGCAAAAAGATCTGCCACAAGATGTTTGGGATTATCTTAAGAAAGAGGGCTTTTTTGCACTGATCATTCCCAAGTCATTCGGTGGTCGAGAATTCTCTGCGATAGCCAATTCTACTATTGTTTCAAAGATTGCATCACGTAGCTTGAGTGCCGCGGTGACAGTGATGGTGCCGAACTCGTTAGGCCCTGGTGAGTTATTGATGCACTACGGCACACAGCAACAGAAAGAGCGCTGGTTGCCAACCTTGGCTGATGGCCGTGACGTGCCATGCTTTGCGTTAACCGGTCCAGAAGCTGGTTCTGATGCGGGTTCTATTCCTGATTTAGGTATCGTTTGTAAGGGTGAGTTTGAAGGTAAAGAAACCTTAGGAATTATGCTCAACTGGAATAAGCGATACATCACGTTGGCACCGGTGGCGACGGTATTAGGTTTGGCATTTAAGTTAAGAGATCCCGATGGTCTAATGGGCGATCAGGAAGATCTTGGTATCACTTGTGCTTTGATCCCAACAGATCATCCCGGTGTTGAAACTGGACGCCGCCATAATCCGTTAGCATTGGCCTTTATGAATGGTCCTACAACGGGTAAAGATGTGTTTATTCCCCTTGATTGGATCATCGGTGGGCCAGATTACGCAGGCCGGGGTTGGCGTATGTTGGTTGAGTGCCTATCCGCTGGGCGTGGTATCTCTTTGCCTGCCTTGAGCGCCGCTTCAGGCCATCTGGCTGCGAAAATGACCAGTGCTTACGCTT
The window above is part of the Corallincola holothuriorum genome. Proteins encoded here:
- a CDS encoding CinA family nicotinamide mononucleotide deamidase-related protein — its product is MMDQLRIAMISTGDEVLQGDIVDTNAAWLSQLLNDHGLQMSWRLTVADDLEALQQAFLYASQHAEVVIVNGGLGPTTDDLSAEAASLALNEPLVEFVDWTRVMESRYAQRGRVMPESNRKQAMLPGCAQLIDNPVGSACGFRFPLGSAELFFTPGVPSEFKYMVEHFILPVLQDIARSEAPTIERWLTFGLSESKLSDALNPIKLPAGAVLGYRSAMPSIEVKLKYTAGLPQPDIASAKQQITDLLGENLFCHHNQGFAAEIQRLMLRHGKTLSLAESCTGGMIAAQLVEQSGSSAYFLRGYVTYSNSAKSEDLGIPEALIEQHGAVSLEVAEAMAKGARKQARTDFAVAVTGIAGPDGGSEQKPVGTVGFSLATSQGCYSQMLRLPNRGRTLIREIAAAMALDMLRRFLNGETVLGDYEFIQRVEERRPG
- a CDS encoding M2 family metallopeptidase, whose translation is MSNPEKFRRGLLAITLASALAACGEQAVEPKQIEIDPASLASSFLINAEDELATLRKELYRAEWIYQNFITEDTASLAADANSRYTAAQVRLAHEAAKFDGIDLAASTRRKLDILKFSIVLPAPADADKNAELAKLAADLNGMYGKGKYCLSADNCLTLPEMSNIMASSRDADELLALWQGWRDVSPPMKPLYERQVSLANEGAKALGFNDLGTMWRSNYDMSPTDFSVEMDRLWGQVKPLYEALHCHVRAKLGETYGTDLVSPDQPIPAHLLGNMWAQTWGNIYNIAAPEDADPGFDLTTQLAVHGYDELKMVEGAERFFTSLGFEPLPDTFWQRSLFTQPADRDVVCHASAWDLDDQEDIRIKMCIQKTGEEYAVIHHELGHNFYQRAYKDQSTLFQNSANDGFHEAIGDTIALSVTPEYLRQTGLLTAEEIPSADKDLGLLMKMAMDKVAFLPFGLLVDKWRWQVFSGEVSPQQYNQAWWQLREEYQGVKAPISRDENAFDPGAKYHVPGNTPYARYFLAHILQFQFHRSLCEMAGNDGPIHRCTIYGNKEVGEKLNAMLAMGASKPWPEALEIVTGSKQMDATAILDYFAPLKTWLDQQNIGRQCGW
- a CDS encoding TetR/AcrR family transcriptional regulator, which encodes MRLDTKTRILDEAELLFAERGFSDTSLRLITTRAEVNLASVNYHFGSKKALIRAVLERYLQTFMPALDEALSNLLKQQRRPEMTEVFEAFVEPLLLLNGIREKGTTLFMQLLGRGYSDTQGHLRWYLIANHGAVIERISEAVRAAYPELSASDLFWRLHFTLGTVIFTMASQQALSEISDADFNQSVDIEDVIRRVIPYIAAGVSAPIPTNLRNEDNHVTFLKV